The following coding sequences are from one Bradyrhizobium sp. 200 window:
- a CDS encoding PilZ domain-containing protein has product MARDRKDLGARKFVRVDLRKPGFLIPAPEAPWIQCYILDISDNGACLDVGDLAVPKVFGLSLTAGGEVRRVCTLIWRRGELVGVRFISAQELRKGVAPAGEPEAASKKAHA; this is encoded by the coding sequence ATGGCGAGAGACCGCAAAGATCTGGGTGCCCGCAAGTTCGTTCGGGTCGATTTGCGCAAGCCGGGATTCCTGATTCCGGCGCCGGAAGCACCATGGATCCAGTGCTACATCCTCGACATTTCCGACAACGGCGCCTGCCTCGACGTGGGCGATCTTGCGGTGCCAAAAGTGTTCGGCCTTTCGCTGACCGCGGGCGGCGAGGTGCGGCGGGTATGCACGCTGATCTGGCGCAGGGGCGAACTGGTCGGTGTCCGATTCATCTCCGCCCAAGAGCTGCGAAAGGGCGTTGCGCCGGCCGGTGAGCCGGAGGCCGCTTCCAAAAAGGCGCACGCCTGA